In Roseiconus lacunae, a genomic segment contains:
- the trpA gene encoding tryptophan synthase subunit alpha: MSSIDDLFARLKADRRKALMPFLTAGDPKIETTAKVLAELQSSGADLCEIGIPYSDPIADGPVIQASYQRALESGFRLEHAFQLGRDHAVGAGIPMVTMVSYSIIFRVGLEKYVDQAQQAGYAGAIVPDLLVEEADALSEICRKKDFSLIQLVTPTTPRQRQVQIANTSSGFLYYVSVTGITGERTALPTDLTDNVGWLREQTDLPICIGFGISGPETAAKLAPVADGLIVGSAVVRRIAESSDSESAATNVSRFIAELREAIDGATS, from the coding sequence ATGTCTTCGATCGATGACCTCTTCGCTCGCTTGAAAGCAGATCGCCGTAAAGCTCTGATGCCGTTCCTGACCGCCGGTGACCCCAAAATCGAAACCACTGCGAAAGTGCTCGCGGAGCTGCAGTCATCGGGAGCGGACTTGTGCGAGATCGGCATCCCCTACAGTGATCCGATCGCCGACGGTCCGGTGATCCAGGCGTCTTACCAACGCGCGCTCGAAAGCGGCTTTCGATTGGAGCACGCGTTTCAGCTCGGCCGTGATCATGCCGTCGGCGCTGGCATTCCCATGGTGACGATGGTTAGCTACTCGATCATCTTTCGCGTCGGACTTGAGAAGTACGTCGATCAAGCCCAACAGGCGGGCTACGCCGGGGCCATCGTGCCGGATCTATTGGTCGAGGAAGCGGACGCGTTATCGGAAATCTGCCGCAAAAAAGACTTCAGCTTGATTCAGCTGGTCACGCCGACCACGCCCCGGCAGCGACAAGTTCAGATTGCCAACACATCATCGGGTTTCTTGTACTACGTCAGTGTGACCGGGATCACAGGGGAACGGACCGCACTGCCGACCGACCTGACCGACAACGTTGGTTGGCTGCGTGAGCAAACGGATTTGCCGATTTGCATCGGATTTGGGATCAGTGGTCCCGAGACGGCTGCCAAGCTGGCGCCGGTTGCTGATGGTCTGATCGTCGGGTCAGCGGTGGTTCGTCGGATCGCCGAAAGCTCTGATTCTGAAAGTGCGGCGACGAATGTCAGCCGGTTTATCGCAGAACTGCGAGAGGCGATCGACGGCGCGACCAGTTAA
- a CDS encoding PSD1 and planctomycete cytochrome C domain-containing protein: MTFRFQTVLRHFVLGCQCSSSVHTIRTFASALVAIGTFVTITHPRLAKADTPTASKLTAEQETFFETKVRPLLIDRCYECHSEEAGESSGGLRLDNAAVSREGGASGPAIVPGDVDASLLIEAINYENVDYQMPPEGKLEDAEIATLRTWIEMGAPDPRTDKNSSSKSTSPMDIDPQSHWAFVPPMPAPHHAVMHRDDHDVIDSLAREIADQAGLAVSTPVDDEQMIRRLYYDLVGLPPTLEQIQTFVQSDSADKVERLADQLIASPDYGERIARYWMDVARYADTIGYALAGKDRRLKGSERYRDWLIDAFAQDMPFDQMVRLQLAADRIDPDNANGNLDAMGFLTIGRRYLNGYDTIDDRIDVITRGLLGLTVACARCHDHKFDPIPTKDYYSLLGIIQSSEAKEDGPSPLMLVDKETPSDSHVFLRGQPGNRGDIAPRQYLTALRSNNDTPFSDGSGRKELAERIADENNPLFARVFVNRLWMKLIGRPFVDSTSDFGVRTEAPPSVKILDELAADFSQHWSVKRLVRRIVTSRIYAQSATTLDQNAFDVDPDNRYLARGNRRRRDFESLRDSLTFVSGKLDRQVGGAPVEIHLERPVSRRTLYAMIDRQNLPSMFRTFDMASPDSHAPKRYLTTVPQQALFLMNHPQIGILANHLAGQLRQQHADAEQQAIEAFRQIYARSPSNVELQAAVAYLAEPVAKTKPSFDSRLAWRYGTSPANDDGRVDQFTELKKFVGAVWQDADQLPSESELGYASLGKENGHPGRRHSVVRRWTVPADGEVTLEGRIRHSNDKGDGVQLAIWANDELLFRESKQNGTRSFEALRTKVHAGETVDFVVSPQASDSFDSFNFRCSILLEGDDGELYQGNSMTDFSGPVSVAPIEPLDRLGQLVQAMLISNEFAFVD; this comes from the coding sequence ATGACCTTCCGATTCCAAACGGTGCTTCGGCATTTCGTTCTAGGCTGCCAATGCAGTTCCTCCGTCCACACGATTCGAACCTTTGCTTCGGCCCTTGTTGCGATCGGCACATTCGTAACGATCACGCACCCTCGTTTGGCGAAAGCGGATACACCCACGGCGTCCAAATTGACCGCCGAACAAGAAACGTTTTTCGAAACGAAAGTGCGTCCGCTTTTGATCGATCGATGCTACGAATGCCACAGTGAAGAGGCGGGCGAAAGTTCTGGCGGTTTGCGACTCGATAACGCAGCGGTCAGTCGCGAAGGTGGCGCGTCCGGCCCAGCGATTGTTCCCGGTGATGTCGATGCTAGTCTGTTGATCGAAGCGATCAATTACGAAAACGTTGACTATCAAATGCCTCCGGAAGGCAAGTTGGAGGACGCCGAAATCGCGACGCTACGAACGTGGATCGAAATGGGGGCCCCGGATCCACGAACGGACAAAAATTCCAGTTCCAAGTCGACGTCGCCAATGGACATCGACCCCCAATCGCATTGGGCGTTTGTTCCGCCGATGCCCGCACCGCATCACGCCGTGATGCATCGAGACGATCATGATGTGATCGATTCACTGGCGCGTGAAATCGCGGACCAAGCAGGCTTGGCAGTTAGCACTCCGGTCGACGACGAACAGATGATCCGTCGTCTGTATTACGACCTCGTCGGACTCCCTCCGACGCTCGAACAGATTCAGACCTTCGTTCAATCGGACTCTGCCGACAAAGTCGAACGCTTGGCGGACCAACTGATCGCTTCCCCCGACTACGGCGAACGGATCGCACGCTACTGGATGGACGTCGCCCGCTACGCCGACACGATCGGATATGCGCTCGCCGGCAAGGACAGAAGACTAAAAGGGAGCGAGCGTTATCGTGATTGGTTGATCGACGCATTCGCCCAAGACATGCCATTCGATCAAATGGTCAGACTGCAGTTGGCCGCCGATCGCATCGACCCCGACAACGCCAACGGCAATTTGGATGCGATGGGTTTCTTGACAATCGGTAGACGCTACCTCAATGGTTACGACACGATCGATGATCGGATCGACGTGATCACAAGAGGACTGCTTGGACTGACGGTCGCCTGCGCCCGTTGCCACGATCACAAGTTCGATCCCATTCCGACGAAAGACTACTACTCACTGCTAGGGATCATCCAAAGCAGTGAAGCGAAAGAAGACGGCCCCAGCCCGTTGATGTTGGTCGACAAAGAAACGCCGAGCGACAGTCATGTCTTCCTTCGCGGTCAACCCGGAAACCGAGGTGACATCGCACCGCGGCAGTACCTCACGGCCCTGCGGTCTAACAACGACACGCCATTTAGCGATGGCAGTGGACGCAAAGAACTTGCCGAACGAATCGCCGATGAAAACAACCCGCTCTTCGCGCGTGTCTTCGTCAACCGACTGTGGATGAAATTGATCGGACGTCCCTTCGTCGATTCGACCAGCGACTTTGGTGTTCGGACCGAAGCACCACCGAGCGTCAAGATTCTCGACGAGTTAGCCGCCGACTTCAGTCAACACTGGAGTGTCAAGCGACTGGTTCGACGAATTGTCACGTCACGCATTTATGCTCAATCCGCAACTACCCTCGATCAAAACGCTTTTGATGTCGATCCGGACAATCGCTACCTCGCTCGCGGTAATCGTCGGCGACGCGACTTCGAATCACTTCGCGATTCGCTGACCTTTGTAAGCGGAAAACTCGACCGACAAGTCGGTGGTGCGCCGGTTGAAATCCATCTCGAACGACCGGTTTCCAGACGAACGCTCTACGCCATGATCGACCGGCAGAACCTGCCGTCAATGTTTCGAACGTTCGACATGGCATCGCCGGACAGTCACGCGCCGAAACGCTATTTAACGACTGTCCCTCAGCAGGCGTTGTTCTTGATGAACCATCCTCAAATCGGGATTTTGGCAAATCACTTGGCAGGTCAATTGAGACAGCAACATGCTGACGCCGAACAACAAGCAATCGAAGCATTCCGACAGATTTACGCCCGATCGCCCAGCAACGTCGAACTTCAAGCCGCGGTGGCATACCTCGCCGAACCGGTCGCGAAAACGAAACCCTCGTTCGATTCAAGACTTGCTTGGCGATACGGCACCTCGCCTGCGAATGATGACGGCCGCGTTGACCAGTTCACTGAACTAAAAAAGTTTGTCGGAGCGGTCTGGCAAGACGCAGACCAACTTCCATCGGAATCCGAACTAGGTTATGCGTCGCTGGGTAAAGAGAACGGGCATCCTGGGCGGCGTCATTCCGTTGTCCGACGTTGGACCGTTCCGGCCGACGGGGAAGTGACTCTGGAAGGCAGGATTCGCCATTCCAATGACAAGGGCGACGGAGTCCAACTCGCGATCTGGGCGAACGACGAACTCTTGTTTCGCGAAAGCAAACAGAATGGCACGCGATCATTCGAAGCTTTGCGAACGAAAGTCCACGCCGGTGAAACGGTCGACTTCGTAGTTTCGCCGCAAGCTTCCGACAGCTTCGATAGTTTTAACTTCCGTTGTTCGATTCTACTCGAAGGCGATGACGGAGAACTCTATCAAGGGAATTCAATGACCGACTTCTCCGGTCCCGTTTCGGTCGCCCCCATCGAGCCGCTGGACCGCTTAGGTCAATTGGTGCAAGCGATGCTGATCTCGAACGAATTTGCGTTTGTAGATTAA
- a CDS encoding BON domain-containing protein, whose translation MRRKYLGLAIAAITAFGPASAFGGDREIAQEIMTRLKSTRDAGALKDFTLDMKVDQGVVLFRGSVSESSQKDLVLAAAKGIDGITKVVDEVSVQQAAAEETADVATPTLAKSRESLRKMLTAGLETSPSDVKTAAKPSLEIAPGEIQTTAAVELATPAANDQEVVASVVKALSNAQQNGHLRGFGVDVQCNNGVVTINGRAATPAARDQIVQIAQATPGVQSIDQQITVLNSQPTPAIAPARATGVPAQLASNRMAPAHMNQVPTMAAPQQMGHPMSTASAPMMGTPVSGQPVPMNYGAAGAPRYDAPNLPNYAWPGYAAYPNYAALTYPQQYSPSAWPYIGPFYPYPQVPLGWRKVSLEWDDGWWFLDFTDR comes from the coding sequence ATGCGACGAAAGTATCTCGGATTGGCGATCGCTGCGATCACCGCTTTTGGGCCGGCGTCGGCTTTTGGTGGAGACCGTGAGATTGCCCAAGAAATTATGACCCGCCTGAAAAGTACCCGCGATGCTGGTGCTTTGAAAGACTTCACCCTCGACATGAAGGTCGATCAGGGTGTGGTCTTGTTCCGCGGCAGTGTGAGCGAATCGAGCCAAAAGGATTTGGTTCTCGCCGCTGCCAAAGGAATTGACGGTATCACGAAAGTGGTCGACGAGGTTTCAGTGCAGCAAGCCGCTGCCGAAGAAACCGCCGATGTAGCCACGCCAACGTTAGCCAAGTCTCGCGAATCACTTCGCAAGATGCTGACCGCCGGCTTGGAAACATCGCCCTCGGACGTGAAAACTGCGGCGAAGCCTAGCTTGGAAATCGCCCCCGGCGAAATCCAAACCACGGCGGCTGTCGAATTGGCCACCCCCGCTGCCAACGACCAAGAAGTCGTCGCCAGCGTTGTGAAAGCACTCAGCAACGCTCAACAAAACGGCCACCTCCGTGGCTTTGGCGTCGACGTTCAGTGCAACAACGGTGTCGTCACGATCAACGGACGTGCAGCCACCCCCGCCGCTCGTGACCAGATCGTCCAGATCGCACAAGCGACCCCGGGCGTGCAGAGCATCGACCAGCAGATCACTGTGCTTAACAGCCAGCCGACACCTGCGATCGCCCCCGCACGTGCGACCGGTGTGCCCGCTCAACTTGCCAGCAACCGCATGGCACCGGCACACATGAATCAAGTCCCAACGATGGCTGCACCACAGCAAATGGGACACCCCATGTCGACCGCGTCGGCCCCAATGATGGGGACTCCCGTCAGCGGCCAACCCGTGCCGATGAACTACGGAGCAGCGGGTGCACCTCGCTACGACGCTCCCAACCTGCCCAACTACGCCTGGCCAGGATACGCCGCCTACCCGAACTACGCCGCACTGACTTATCCACAGCAGTACAGCCCCTCGGCATGGCCTTACATCGGCCCATTCTACCCCTATCCGCAAGTTCCATTGGGATGGCGTAAAGTCTCCCTGGAATGGGACGACGGATGGTGGTTCTTGGACTTCACCGATCGCTAA